A genome region from Marinifilum sp. JC120 includes the following:
- the tssK gene encoding type VI secretion system baseplate subunit TssK yields MHADKPLFWHQGLFLQPQHFQLSDLHQLHRFRALRQYGMPYFWGVAGLKIRKGALERRQIEVTEIEVLFDDGHLVTFPGNAHIEPRSFEKAWEDGGKPFMVYLGLRKWNPEGGNVSQVEDTAASVNTMYAVSPDPVEQPDLLGSGPAAQLKPMRYVLRLFWEDELDDLGAYNIIPLARLERDVQEVRLDESFVPPCITLSASRWLCHVFSDISDQVASRCRRLEQYKNPAGLGSGDLDFTSTVFLLVLRSLNRYAPQLDHFATAPHIHPWHAFGLLRQMIGELSSFSREMSALGEGLDGQKILPDYDHENIGPCFEKAREIVTNILDSLTAGPEFMSQFVFSDPYFTVELPERAFAAGNTFWLLVKTENPEQSLPELLNIAKLSATHGMSTLLARAVQGIGMIHMENLPPGLPRSKGALCFRVDTDSPHWEDVIRSGSLSLYWDSAPSDLAVYIAAMRG; encoded by the coding sequence ATGCATGCTGACAAGCCGCTTTTCTGGCATCAGGGATTATTCTTGCAACCGCAGCATTTCCAGCTTTCGGACCTGCACCAGTTGCATCGCTTCCGGGCTTTGCGCCAATATGGAATGCCTTACTTCTGGGGTGTTGCCGGTCTTAAAATCCGCAAAGGAGCACTTGAGCGTAGACAAATAGAAGTAACCGAGATTGAAGTACTTTTTGATGACGGACATCTGGTAACCTTTCCAGGTAACGCCCATATCGAGCCACGTTCCTTTGAAAAAGCCTGGGAGGATGGCGGGAAGCCGTTCATGGTCTATCTGGGTTTGCGCAAATGGAACCCGGAAGGGGGCAATGTTTCGCAGGTTGAAGATACTGCCGCTTCGGTGAACACTATGTATGCGGTTTCTCCGGACCCGGTGGAACAGCCGGATTTGCTGGGTAGCGGTCCTGCGGCCCAGCTCAAACCCATGCGCTATGTACTGCGGCTGTTCTGGGAAGATGAGCTGGACGATCTGGGGGCCTACAACATAATTCCGCTGGCCCGGCTGGAGCGTGATGTGCAGGAGGTGCGGCTTGATGAGAGCTTTGTGCCGCCCTGTATTACCCTGAGTGCTTCCCGCTGGCTCTGCCATGTGTTCAGCGATATCAGCGATCAGGTGGCTTCGCGCTGCCGCAGGCTGGAGCAGTATAAGAACCCTGCCGGACTCGGGTCTGGCGATCTTGATTTCACTTCCACGGTATTTTTGCTGGTCCTGCGCAGCCTGAACCGTTACGCCCCGCAATTGGATCATTTTGCCACGGCCCCGCATATCCATCCATGGCATGCTTTCGGGTTGTTGCGGCAGATGATCGGGGAATTATCCTCGTTCTCGCGGGAGATGTCTGCCCTTGGTGAGGGACTGGACGGGCAGAAGATCCTACCCGATTACGATCATGAAAATATCGGTCCCTGCTTTGAAAAAGCCCGTGAAATTGTGACCAATATTCTGGACAGTCTGACCGCCGGACCGGAATTCATGAGCCAGTTTGTATTCAGCGATCCTTATTTCACAGTGGAATTGCCGGAACGTGCCTTTGCAGCCGGAAACACTTTCTGGTTGTTGGTCAAGACCGAGAACCCGGAACAATCCCTGCCGGAACTGTTGAATATTGCCAAGCTTTCGGCCACCCACGGTATGAGCACCCTGCTGGCGCGTGCGGTGCAGGGCATCGGCATGATTCACATGGAGAATTTGCCCCCCGGTCTGCCGAGGTCCAAAGGGGCCTTGTGCTTTCGTGTTGATACAGACTCCCCGCATTGGGAGGATGTCATCCGTTCAGGAAGTCTTTCCCT
- the tssJ gene encoding type VI secretion system lipoprotein TssJ, producing the protein MRGRLLILLLLLLVVVCGCGGKQKPVNPTTVTTPAASPEQMKWTYQINAVSFKLGVDKNLNEYDGAPHSLLLCFYQLSNLSKFNELTGTSTGMEKLFNCTSFDPSVTQVKREFVQPGKNSTIVMDRAEGTKFVGVVAGYYDLQGKASRTWQIPMDVSETGMLWWGDTWYAPAKLDAMIILGPNEMQKVGE; encoded by the coding sequence GTGCGCGGCAGATTACTGATACTCCTGTTACTACTGCTTGTGGTTGTTTGCGGCTGTGGTGGAAAGCAAAAACCTGTGAATCCGACAACCGTAACCACACCCGCAGCAAGTCCGGAGCAGATGAAGTGGACTTACCAGATTAATGCAGTTTCGTTTAAGCTGGGTGTGGATAAGAATTTAAATGAATATGACGGGGCACCGCATTCGTTGCTGCTCTGTTTTTATCAGCTTTCAAACCTGAGCAAATTCAATGAATTGACCGGGACTTCCACCGGAATGGAAAAGCTTTTTAATTGTACTTCCTTTGATCCCAGCGTCACGCAGGTTAAGCGTGAGTTTGTGCAGCCTGGAAAGAATTCTACAATAGTCATGGACCGGGCCGAAGGTACCAAATTCGTAGGTGTTGTGGCCGGGTATTATGATTTGCAGGGCAAGGCTTCCCGCACTTGGCAGATTCCCATGGATGTGAGTGAAACCGGCATGCTTTGGTGGGGGGATACTTGGTATGCCCCGGCCAAACTGGATGCTATGATCATCCTTGGGCCTAATGAAATGCAAAAGGTGGGGGAGTAG